A stretch of Macadamia integrifolia cultivar HAES 741 chromosome 7, SCU_Mint_v3, whole genome shotgun sequence DNA encodes these proteins:
- the LOC122083099 gene encoding uncharacterized protein LOC122083099 isoform X2 has product MTNNRSTSPTLLGEDKEILHFSHPHTLTQIHHPYLFTCMGCKEFGAGNMFKCLECDFDLHDFCALAPPSLKTHSLHSQHPLVFHTKSVCAKNIVNGLYANGIKAPDKPSKFGRAVGVASHVLVGFIGGLLEGIGEGVGQALFDSVVTKEVPPTEDE; this is encoded by the exons ATGACCAACAACAGATCAACCTCTCCTACTCTCCTTGGAGAGGACAAAGAGATCCTCCATTTCAGTCACCCACATACCCTAACACAAATCCACCATCCCTATCTCTTCACGTGCATGGGTTGCAAAGAATTCGGTGCAGGCAACATGTTCAAATGTCTTGAATGTGATTTTGATCTTCATGACTTCTGTGCCTTGGCTCCTCCATCTCTCAAGACCCACTCACTCCACAGTCAACACCCCCTCGTCTTCCACACTAAATCAG TTTGTGCTAAGAACATAGTTAATGGGCTCTATGCCAATGGCATCAAGGCCCCTGATAAGCCTAGCAAGTTTGGGCGAGCGGTTGGTGTTGCATCTCATGTGCTAGTTGGGTTTATTGGAGGGCTGCTTGAAGGGATAGGAGAAGGGGTTGGACAAGCTTTGTTTGATAGTGTTGTGACAAAAGAAGTTCCCCCAACAGAAGATGAATAA
- the LOC122083099 gene encoding uncharacterized protein LOC122083099 isoform X1 gives MTNNRSTSPTLLGEDKEILHFSHPHTLTQIHHPYLFTCMGCKEFGAGNMFKCLECDFDLHDFCALAPPSLKTHSLHSQHPLVFHTKSGGYPRLSCDVCGKTPKGYAFRCSTCNFVMHPCCAQLSWEMNLPVHPHTLKILSSMMSTSGDSDLICDYCNKKSSGLVYCCKICSYHLHAVCAKNIVNGLYANGIKAPDKPSKFGRAVGVASHVLVGFIGGLLEGIGEGVGQALFDSVVTKEVPPTEDE, from the exons ATGACCAACAACAGATCAACCTCTCCTACTCTCCTTGGAGAGGACAAAGAGATCCTCCATTTCAGTCACCCACATACCCTAACACAAATCCACCATCCCTATCTCTTCACGTGCATGGGTTGCAAAGAATTCGGTGCAGGCAACATGTTCAAATGTCTTGAATGTGATTTTGATCTTCATGACTTCTGTGCCTTGGCTCCTCCATCTCTCAAGACCCACTCACTCCACAGTCAACACCCCCTCGTCTTCCACACTAAATCAG GTGGGTATCCGCGATTGAGCTGTGATGTGTGTGGGAAGACCCCAAAAGGATATGCCTTCCGTTGTAGCACTTGTAACTTTGTGATGCATCCATGTTGTGCTCAGCTTTCCTGGGAAATGAACCTTCCGGTGCATCCACACACCCTAAAAATTTTATCATCAATGATGTCGACGAGTGGAGACTCAGATTTGATTTGTGATTACTGTAACAAGAAGAGTTCAGGATTGGTTTATTGTTGTAAGATTTGTTCATATCATCTTCATGCAGTTTGTGCTAAGAACATAGTTAATGGGCTCTATGCCAATGGCATCAAGGCCCCTGATAAGCCTAGCAAGTTTGGGCGAGCGGTTGGTGTTGCATCTCATGTGCTAGTTGGGTTTATTGGAGGGCTGCTTGAAGGGATAGGAGAAGGGGTTGGACAAGCTTTGTTTGATAGTGTTGTGACAAAAGAAGTTCCCCCAACAGAAGATGAATAA
- the LOC122083832 gene encoding uncharacterized protein LOC122083832 — MKMDEQIIHFSHPQHKLKLRYTEIPFDCDGCKEAGIGLKYECEQCQFELHKVCAIARPVITYPFYKKCEFRFYHRPPGEEMRICDACGKDVLGFVYHCNRCGFDLHPCCANLPRVLHDGDHNLHLSLKLSSSCHHCGGKGPGWSYRSECRNCRNYNLHVSCVKELLVESWQAMYLNVDNNKVRELQTRIPSLEGNNLERHHRGKGGKMKKCCQIAAGAVSVIVSAILGDPTAIIAAAVGALISK; from the coding sequence atgaaGATGGATGAGCAGATCATTCATTTTAGTCACCCACAACACAAGTTGAAGCTCCGGTACACTGAAATCCCCTTCGACTGCGATGGGTGTAAGGAAGCTGGTATTGGCCTCAAATACGAATGCGAGCAATGCCAATTTGAGTTACACAAGGTATGTGCCATAGCTCGTCCTGTAATTACTTATCCCTTCTACAAGAAATGTGAATTCAGGTTCTATCACCGACCGCCGGGGGAGGAAATGAGGATTTGTGATGCTTGCGGGAAAGATGTGCTAGGATTTGTGTACCACTGCAATAGGTGTGGTTTTGATCTCCACCCATGTTGTGCAAACCTCCCAAGGGTCTTACATGATGGAGACCACAACTTGCATTTGTCCCTAAAGCTTTCCAGTTCATGTCATCACTGTGGTGGCAAAGGTCCTGGTTGGTCATACAGGTCTGAGTGCAGGAACTGCAGGAACTATAACCTTCATGTGTCTTGTGTGAAGGAGTTGTTGGTGGAGAGTTGGCAAGCTATGTATTTGAATGTGGATAATAATAAGGTGAGGGAATTGCAGACCAGAATCCCAAGCCTTGAGGGTAATAACTTGGAGAGGCATCACAGGGGGAAAGGtgggaagatgaagaagtgtTGCCAGATTGCTGCTGGTGCAGTTAGTGTTATAGTTTCAGCAATTCTTGGAGATCCTACTGCTATAATAGCTGCTGCTGTTGGGGCTCTCATATCCAAGTGA
- the LOC122084359 gene encoding squamosa promoter-binding-like protein 15, which yields MEDVGAQVASPIFFQKALPGRFCEAPPLAKKRDLPWQAASFNQQAQQRFNSPPQQVKGNWSPKVWDWDSAKFIAKPSEVDVLRLGTPVAVVEPGKKKNVDEQVLKKNTGDEDGENLTLKLGGSLYSVEENASRPNKRVRSGSPGGGSYPMCQVDDCRGDLSNAKDYHRRHKVCELHSKTTKALVGKQMQRFCQQCSRFHPLSEFDEGKRSCRRRLAGHNRRRRKTQPEDVSSRLMVPGSRENTGSGNLDVVNLLTILTCLQGNNVDKSANSPPILPDKEQLIQIISRINNSLPHAVNSASWSPTGSFDLNVSQEAPSDLSNKINGSISAPSTTDLLAVLSAALASSSPDSVGLRSIRSSHGSHDDKAKLNTLDQDASIASQKESTSKFPLVGGERSNSDFRSPIEISDSQIQESRPSLTFQLFSSSPEGDSPPKLGSSGKYFSSDSSNPTEERTPSSSPVVQKLFPLQTRTEIMKHERSISGEDNGTIEASTTRGWSSGLELYTRPNGRVENCSVQNLPYQAGYSSSSGSDQSPSSSNSDSQDRTGRIIFKLFGKDPNDFPGTLRTQIFNWLSHSPSEMESYIRPGCVVLSVYLSMPYIAWDQLQEDLLQRVDSLIHDQESGFWRSGRFLVQVDGQLVSHKDGKVHLCKSWRMWNAPEIISVSPLAVVGGKETSLVLKGRNLTVPGTKIHCTYMGGYLSKEVSGLSYEGTMYDDSSIESFKFSGGSPGVLGRIFIEVENGLKGNCFPVIIADDTICQELKVLESELGADTRMACISEDHLQDFGQQRYREDILRFLNELGWVFQGKSTLRSEGLGSSYLRFRYLLSFSVDRDWCALIKTLLDILVEKNSGKDGLSRECMEALSEIHLLNRAVKRKCRNMVELLVHYSFSSSNGTQKYMFPPNLAGPSGVTPLHLAASMKDSEELVDALTNDPQKIGLSCWASLLDASGQSPYAYASMTNHHSYNKLVARKVIDRKHGQVTVMVGDEMSLDQSWIIAEQAERRGIQSLQRRQSCTRCSVLETRYKKRMAGAHGLLQRPYIHSVLAIATVCVCVCVFFRCLPVIGSVAPFKWETLQYGSS from the exons ATGGAAGACGTGGGTGCGCAAGTCGCTTCCCCTATTTTCTTTCAAAAGGCACTTCCTGGTCGATTCTGTGAAGCGCCTCCTTTGGCGAAGAAGCGTGATCTGCCATGGCAAGCCGCTTCTTTTAACCAACAAGCGCAGCAGCGGTTCAACTCCCCTCCTCAACAGGTGAAGGGTAATTGGAGCCCTAAGGTTTGGGACTGGGATAGTGCGAAGTTTATTGCCAAGCCCTCGGAGGTTGACGTTCTCCGTTTGGGGACACCTGTAGCTGTAGTTGAAcctggaaagaagaaaaatgtggATGAGCAGGTTTTGAAGAAGAATACTGGTGATGAAGATGGTGAGAACCTCACGTTGAAGCTTGGTGGCAGTTTATATTCAGTCGAGGAGAATGCATCGAGACCCAACAAACGAGTCCGATCTGGCTCTCCTGGTGGCGGCAGCTACCCAATGTGTCAGGTAGATGATTGTAGAGGAGATCTGTCAAATGCAAAGGATTATCACCGTCGACATAAGGTGTGTGAGCTTCACAGCAAGACCACCAAAGCACTTGTGGGGAAGCAGATGCAGAGGTTCTGCCAGCAGTGTAGCAG ATTTCATCCCCTTTCTGAATTTGATGAGGGTAAGAGAAGCTGTCGGCGTCGGCTTGCTGGGCACAACCGGAGGAGGAGAAAAACCCAACCAGAGGATGTTTCCTCAAGGTTAATGGTACCTGGAAGCAGGGAGAACACTGGTAGTGGGAACCTTGATGTTGTCAATTTGTTAACCATTTTAACTTGTTTGCAAG GGAATAATGTAGATAAAAGTGCAAATAGTCCGCCAATACTACCCGACAAGGAGCAGCTCATCCAGATTATCAGCAGGATTAATAATTCACTACCTCATGCTGTCAATTCTGCTTCTTGGTCACCAACGGGAAGTTTTGACCTAAATGTTTCACAAGAAGCTCCGTCAGACCTCTCTAATAAAATTAATGGCAGCATATCTGCTCCATCAACCACGGATTTGCTTGCTGTTCTTTCAGCTGCGTTAGCATCATCTTCTCCTGATAGTGTTGGGCTTAGGTCTATAAGAAGCAGCCATGGCAGTCATGATGACAAAGCCAAATTAAACACCTTAGACCAGGATGCTAGTATTGCCTCACAGAAGGAATCGACTTCAAAGTTTCCATTggttggaggagagaggagtaaCAGTGACTTCCGGTCTCCAATTGAAATTTCAGATAGCCAGATTCAAGAGTCTCGACCGAGTTTGACGTTCCAGCTTTTTAGCTCCTCTCCTGAGGGTGATAGCCCACCGAAATTGGGTTCTTCTGGGAAATATTTCTCCTCTGACAGCAGTAATCCTACGGAAGAGAGGACACCGTCATCATCACCTGTTGTGCAAAAACTATTCCCATTACAGACTCGAACAGAAATCATGAAACATGAGAGGTCAATCAGTGGAGAAGACAATGGTACAATTGAGGCCAGCACTACTCGTGGTTGGAGCTCAGGGCTGGAACTCTATACAAGACCAAATGGCAGAGTTGAAAACTGTTCAGTTCAAAATCTCCCATACCAGGCAGGCTACAGTTCTTCCTCTGGGTCTGACCAGTCTCCTTCTAGTTCAAATTCTGATTCTCAG GACCGTACTGGACGgatcatttttaaattatttggtAAAGATCCTAATGATTTTCCTGGGACACTACGTACACAG ATTTTTAATTGGCTTTCTCACAGTCCATCTGAAATGGAAAGCTACATTAGGCCTGGATGTGTGGTTCTTTCGGTTTATTTGTCAATGCCTTATATTGCCTGGGACCAA CTCCAGGAAGACCTTCTACAGCGTGTCGACTCACTAATACATGATCAAGAATCTGGTTTTTGGAGGAGTGGAAGGTTTCTGGTTCAGGTGGATGGGCAGTTAGTATCACATAAAGATG GAAAGGTCCATCTGTGCAAATCTTGGAGAATGTGGAATGCTCCTGAGATAATCTCTGTCTCTCCATTGGCTGTCGTGGGTGGGAAAGAGACATCTCTTGTGTTGAAGGGTCGAAATCTGACTGTTCCGGGCACCAA AATCCATTGCACCTATATGGGTGGATACCTGTCGAAGGAAGTTTCTGGATTGTCCTATGAAGGCACAATGTATGATGACTCAAGCATAGAAAGTTTTAAATTTTCTGGAGGATCTCCTGGTGTTCTGGGCCGCATTTTCATAGAG GTAGAGAATGGTTTGAAAGGAAACTGCTTTCCTGTTATAATTGCTGATGATACCATCTGTCAAGAACTCAAAGTCCTTGAATCTGAACTCGGGGCAGATACTAGAATGGCTTGTATTTCGGAAGATCATCTTCAAGATTTTGGGCAGCAAAGATATAGGGAGGATATTCTGCGCTTCTTAAATGAACTCGGATGGGTTTTCCAGGGGAAGAGCACTCTGAGGTCTGAAGGTCTGGGTTCTTCATATTTGCGGTTCAgatatcttctttccttctcagtTGATAGGGACTGGTGTGCTCTGATTAAGACTCTCCTGGATATACTTGTGGAGAAAAACTCAGGGAAGGATGGACTGTCAAGGGAGTGCATGGAGGCACTCTCTGAGATTCACCTATTAAACAGGGCAGTGAAGAGGAAGTGTCGGAACATGGTTGAATTGCTTGTCCACTATTCTTTCAGTAGCAGTAATGGCACCCAAAAATACATGTTCCCCCCAAATTTGGCCGGACCAAGTGGTGTCACACCTCTGCATTTAGCTGCTTCTATGAAAGATTCAGAGGAGTTGGTTGATGCTTTGACAAATGATCCACAAAAG ATTGGATTGAGCTGCTGGGCCTCACTATTGGATGCAAGTGGACAGTCCCCATATGCATATGCATCGATGACGAACCACCACTCATACAACAAGCTGGTGGCTCGGAAGGTTATTGACAGAAAACATGGTCAGGTCACGGTCATGGTTGGGGATGAGATGTCCTTAGATCAGTCATGGATAATAGCGGAGCAGGCTGAGAGACGAGGAATCCAGTCTTTGCAAAGGAGGCAGTCTTGTACTAGATGTTCGGTTTTGGAGACCAGATACAAGAAGCGAATGGCAGGTGCGCATGGGTTGCTTCAGCGGCCCTATATCCATTCAGTCCTGGCAATTGCCACAgtctgtgtttgtgtgtgtgtcttCTTCAGATGCCTCCCTGTGATTGGGTCTGTTGCTCCCTTCAAGTGGGAGACTTTGCAATATGGTTCAAGTTAG